The Stratiformator vulcanicus genome has a segment encoding these proteins:
- a CDS encoding glycosyltransferase family 4 protein codes for MNLVIAHHHLNRGGVTRVIAGHLQSLAESDSAPQRVLIVYGGRHEGWPPEIEQRLKALKIERVVVPSLDYNDDPAVNAVPLAQAFESELTARGLEPGNTLLHVHNHSLGKNVAWPGALKHLSERDWPLLLQIHDFAEDFRPKNYGLLQQALGESMGPVNYLQGSKVHYAVLNRRDETALVDAGVNRQRLHFLPNPVPAPPALPNRAAARHKLMDRCGIDLDRRYLLYPVRGIRRKNLGEAVLLSLLMPGDPVVGITLVPLNPMEKPFHDAWRAFAERIDLPVRFGVGESDGLTFEENLAACDACLTTSVAEGFGMAFLEPWLLGKPLLGRNLPEITADFVDAGVNLDGLYSSLQIPLDWLDEKELAAEFRASAEELLKTYNRRPDQAADVAFDGKTTGGTIDFADLSERSQMSVIETVAQNPTAKSKLLALNSALSAESDAATVHSNADVVRHEFSTLACGKRLVSIYQKVIDDRGENRGEVDPRTLLDRFLDLERFRLIRGN; via the coding sequence ATGAATCTCGTCATCGCCCATCATCACCTCAATCGCGGCGGCGTGACGCGCGTGATTGCCGGGCATCTGCAATCACTGGCGGAAAGCGACTCAGCACCGCAGCGCGTCCTCATCGTTTACGGCGGACGCCACGAAGGTTGGCCGCCCGAGATCGAGCAACGGCTCAAAGCTCTGAAGATCGAACGCGTTGTCGTTCCATCGCTCGATTACAACGACGACCCCGCCGTAAACGCCGTACCACTCGCTCAGGCGTTCGAATCCGAGTTGACGGCACGTGGTCTCGAGCCGGGCAATACGCTGCTGCACGTTCACAACCATTCGCTCGGCAAAAACGTCGCTTGGCCCGGCGCACTCAAGCACTTGTCGGAACGCGATTGGCCGTTGCTGCTCCAGATTCACGACTTCGCCGAAGACTTTCGACCGAAGAACTACGGTTTGCTGCAGCAGGCGCTCGGTGAGTCGATGGGCCCCGTCAACTATCTGCAAGGGAGCAAAGTCCACTACGCCGTGCTGAATCGTCGGGACGAAACCGCCCTCGTCGATGCCGGCGTTAATCGCCAACGCCTCCATTTTCTGCCTAACCCGGTCCCTGCGCCTCCCGCGCTTCCGAATCGCGCAGCCGCACGCCACAAATTAATGGATCGCTGCGGCATCGATCTTGATCGCCGCTACCTGCTTTATCCCGTCCGCGGCATCCGGCGGAAGAACCTCGGTGAGGCAGTGCTGCTGTCGCTCCTGATGCCCGGCGACCCCGTGGTGGGAATCACCCTCGTTCCGCTCAACCCGATGGAGAAACCGTTTCATGATGCCTGGCGTGCCTTCGCGGAGCGGATCGACCTCCCGGTTCGCTTCGGTGTGGGAGAGTCGGACGGCCTGACATTCGAAGAGAACCTCGCTGCCTGCGATGCCTGCCTGACGACCAGCGTCGCCGAGGGATTCGGGATGGCATTTCTTGAACCCTGGCTCCTCGGCAAACCACTTCTTGGCCGCAATCTCCCGGAGATCACCGCCGACTTCGTCGATGCCGGCGTCAATCTCGATGGGCTCTATAGTTCGTTGCAAATTCCACTCGATTGGCTCGACGAGAAAGAACTGGCCGCGGAGTTTCGTGCGTCCGCGGAAGAACTCTTAAAGACCTACAATCGTCGGCCTGATCAAGCGGCCGATGTTGCCTTCGATGGCAAGACCACCGGCGGGACCATCGACTTTGCAGACCTCTCGGAACGGTCACAAATGAGCGTAATTGAAACCGTCGCGCAGAACCCAACAGCGAAGTCCAAACTGCTGGCCTTAAACTCCGCTCTGTCCGCCGAGTCGGACGCGGCCACGGTTCACTCTAACGCCGATGTCGTCCGGCATGAATTTTCGACGTTGGCCTGCGGTAAGCGGTTAGTAAGTATCTACCAAAAAGTGATCGATGACCGTGGCGAGAATCGTGGTGAGGTCGATCCAAGAACGCTGCTTGACCGGTTTCTCGACCTGGAACGGTTCCGGTTGATTCGAGGTAATTAA
- a CDS encoding prenyltransferase/squalene oxidase repeat-containing protein gives MSSAVARGVETTDVPQVPGWFATSREQADRPEIDSVESASLARRTRRWTAVAAVSFVFHSAIAFILAAIILPQNVDEQIFAILSLPADAPDSDDDTAEVIIEAELPSPTTEESIQSQRPVDPSEVAGLESPSPAEISALQVPEVPTFIGFRSSTASRSGAPDPRLQMTAGRSGATKRQLLLASGGSDLTEAAVERGLRWLKNVQLDDGGWDFRKIRDAPEPGYSGNRVAATSMALLSFLGAGHSHKQSPKYRATVFRALKFLKQELNPDRATNWDGDARGKPSPSMYAHCLAVLALSEAYVMTGDESLRPFVEATTRFLTQAQHERGGWRYRPKERGDTSVVGWAVMAIVSARAGGVEVPRMTFVKSNQFLDSVSADDGAMYGYMSPARRKSTTPVGLLSRMYLGWNRSESALKRGVAHLDRFGPDTDDMYYNYYATQVMHHWGKADWVRWNNRMKAQLLQTQTRGGLHHGSWDVADRHGNTGGRLYMTCLCLMTLEVYYRHLPLYTKGAVLR, from the coding sequence AGGCTGACAGACCTGAAATTGATTCGGTCGAATCAGCGTCACTGGCTCGCCGAACACGACGCTGGACCGCGGTCGCGGCGGTCAGTTTTGTCTTTCACTCCGCGATCGCGTTTATCTTGGCGGCAATTATTCTGCCGCAGAACGTGGATGAGCAAATCTTCGCGATTCTTTCGCTCCCCGCAGATGCCCCGGACTCCGACGACGATACGGCTGAGGTGATCATCGAAGCGGAGCTTCCGTCGCCGACGACCGAAGAGAGTATTCAATCGCAGCGACCGGTCGATCCATCGGAAGTGGCAGGACTCGAATCGCCCTCGCCTGCCGAAATCTCGGCGCTGCAGGTACCAGAAGTTCCGACATTCATCGGGTTTCGTTCTTCAACAGCTTCGCGTTCCGGTGCCCCCGACCCCCGATTGCAAATGACGGCCGGACGCAGCGGCGCGACGAAGCGGCAGTTGCTACTGGCCTCCGGCGGCAGCGATCTGACCGAAGCGGCCGTCGAACGGGGCCTGCGATGGCTGAAAAATGTGCAACTTGATGACGGCGGATGGGACTTTCGAAAGATTCGCGATGCGCCCGAACCAGGTTATTCGGGCAATCGCGTCGCGGCAACGTCTATGGCTCTGCTCTCGTTTCTCGGTGCCGGCCATTCCCACAAGCAGTCGCCGAAGTATCGGGCGACCGTGTTTCGGGCATTGAAGTTCCTCAAACAGGAATTAAACCCTGATCGGGCAACCAACTGGGACGGTGATGCGCGAGGAAAGCCTTCCCCATCGATGTACGCGCACTGCCTGGCTGTGCTGGCCTTGTCTGAGGCGTATGTGATGACGGGAGATGAGTCGCTCCGCCCGTTCGTCGAAGCGACGACGAGATTTCTGACGCAAGCGCAGCATGAACGGGGAGGTTGGCGATACCGCCCGAAGGAACGGGGCGATACGTCGGTTGTGGGATGGGCGGTCATGGCAATCGTGAGTGCCCGGGCGGGCGGGGTCGAAGTCCCGCGGATGACTTTCGTCAAATCGAATCAGTTTCTCGACTCCGTCTCGGCGGACGACGGGGCCATGTACGGCTATATGTCCCCCGCCCGTCGCAAATCGACGACGCCGGTCGGTTTACTGTCGAGGATGTATCTCGGCTGGAATCGCAGCGAATCGGCTCTCAAGCGAGGGGTCGCCCATCTCGATCGGTTCGGCCCCGATACCGACGATATGTATTACAATTATTATGCGACCCAGGTGATGCATCACTGGGGAAAGGCGGATTGGGTCCGCTGGAATAACCGGATGAAGGCCCAATTGTTACAAACCCAAACCCGGGGCGGCTTACACCACGGAAGTTGGGATGTCGCCGACCGCCATGGAAACACCGGCGGTCGGCTCTATATGACTTGCCTTTGTCTCATGACGCTCGAAGTCTATTACCGACATTTGCCGCTTTATACGAAAGGTGCGGTCTTGCGCTGA